A window from Equus caballus isolate H_3958 breed thoroughbred chromosome 8, TB-T2T, whole genome shotgun sequence encodes these proteins:
- the LOC100147544 gene encoding uncharacterized protein — MCGPSLSQSMKKGWERSGEALLQLWGHRRQDSVKISTMAWSPLLLTLIALCTGSWAQSLTQPASVSGTLGQTVTISCSGSSSNIGYSYSAVGWYQQVPGTALKTLIYATNTRASGVPDRFSGSKSGNTATLTISGVQAEDEADYYCAAGDSSLRSDTVLQARGEVRQKPAVPSAMGLPCAAPTPRPRLLLPLFVWPKPALILSSGNFLLNMCAHALNDCPKTCPWFQSIFCFCLIEQTFLDAGAGCPGDRVHQGYVSLPGLP, encoded by the exons ATGTGTGGCCCCTCCCTCTCTCAGAGTATGAAGAAGGGGTGGGAGAGATCAGGggaagctctgcttcagctgtgGGGCCACAGAAGGCAGGACTCGGTGAAGATCTCCACCATGGCCtggtcccctctcctcctcaccctcatcGCTCTCTGCACAG GATCCTGGGCCCAGTCTCTGACTCAGCCCGCCTCAGTGTCTGGGACCCTGGGCCAGACAGTCACCATCTCCTGCTCTGGAAGCAGCTCCAACATCGGGTATAGTTATAGTGCTGTGGGCTGGTACCAACAGGTCCCAGGAACAGCCCTCAAAACCCTCATCTATGCTACTAACACACGAGCCTCAGGGGTCCCAGATCGATTCTCTGGCTCCAAGTCTGGCAACACAGCCACCCTGACCATCTCTGGGGTCCAGGCTGAGGACGAGGCCGATTATTACTGTGCAGCAGGAGACAGCAGCCTGAGGAGTGACACAGTGCTGCAGGCCCGTGGGGAAGTGAGACAAAAACCTGCTGTCCCCTCAGCCATGGGGCTTCCCTGTGCAGCCCCCACTCCTCGGCCACGTCTGCTGCTTCCTTTGTTTGTGTGGCCAAAACCAGCTCTGATACTCAGTTCAGGGAACTTTCTCTTGAACATGTGTGCTCATGCTCTCAATGACTGCCCCAAAACTTGTCCTTGGTTTCaatccattttctgtttttgtctaaTCGAGCAGACATTCCTGGATGCTGGGGCAggctgccctggggacagagTCCACCAGGGGTATGTGagtctgccagggctgccataa